A stretch of the Nicotiana tabacum cultivar K326 chromosome 6, ASM71507v2, whole genome shotgun sequence genome encodes the following:
- the LOC107803288 gene encoding protein MANNAN SYNTHESIS-RELATED 1 yields MGVDPRQVLAGVLTITMFVMLGDMIKRDHFDSQLPVDSDTSIHSTRKQSLVIDGDGPSLKPCRPISLIEEADESQGFVTFSLTNGPEYHVSQIADAVVIARYLRANLVLPDIRGSEPGDKRNFEEVYDVEHFVKSLNGVVKVTKSQPSKRNLAVVKVPSRVTEEYIADNIEPIFRSKGSIRLATYFPSVNMKKLKDNSNIDAIACLGMFGTLELQPQVNGVVESMVERLRTLSRKSNGQFIAVDLRVDILEKKSCQGNSGSRSKSCFGPQEIAMFLRKLGFNKDTTIYLTQSRWDSSLDALKDLFPRTYTKESIMPIDKKARFLDTENSELEKVIDFHMCSQSDVFVPAISGLFYANVAGKRIASGKTQILVPADISGSSASLTDYISHYVSKRNHFAYSCFC; encoded by the exons ATGGGAGTGGATCCGAGACAGGTTTTGGCTGGAGTTCTTACTATCACTATGTTCGTTATGCTCGGCGACATGATCAAGCGCGACCACTTTGATTCCCAGCTTCCT GTGGATTCTGACACATCAATTCATAGTACCAGAAAGCAAAGCCTGGTTATCGATGGAGATGGGCCTTCTCTAAAACCTTGTAGGCCTATATCACTTATTG AGGAAGCTGACGAATCACAAGGATTTGTTACCTTCTCGCTCACTAATGGTCCTGAATATCACGTCTCTCAG ATTGCTGATGCAGTGGTAATAGCAAGATATCTGCGAGCAAATCTTGTACTCCCAGACATCAGGGGAAGTGAACCTGGTGATAAAAG GAACTTTGAAGAGGTCTACGATGTTGAGCACTTTGTGAAAAGCCTAAATGGAGTGGTAAAAGTAACAAAATCCCAGCCATCCAAAAGGAACCTAGCAGTTGTGAAGGTTCCTAGTAGGGTTACTGAAGAATACATTGCTGATAACATTGAGCCGATTTTCAGATCAAAGGGGAGCATAAGACTAGCCACTTATTTTCCTTCagtaaacatgaaaaaattgaaagaCAATAGCAACATTGATGCAATTGCATGTTTGGGAATGTTTGGAACTTTAGAGCTTCAGCCTCAAGTTAATGGAGTAGTTGAATCTATGGTGGAGCGCTTAAgaactttgagtaggaagtcaaatGGACAGTTTATTGCCGTGGATCTAAGGGTTGATATATTGGAGAAAAAGAGCTGTCAAGGGAACAGTGGTTCTAGATCAAAGAGTTGCTTTGGTCCACAGGAAATAGCTATGTTTTTGAGAAAACTTGGTTTCAACAAAGATACAACTATATATCTGACTCAATCAAGATGGGATAGCAGCCTTGATGCATTAAAGGATCTCTTTCCTAGAACATACACCAAG GAAAGCATAATGCCCATAGACAAAAAAGCAAGATTTCTTGACACAGAGAATTCAGAACTGGAGAAAGTTATAGACTTTCACATGTGTTCTCAGAGTGATGTATTTGTACCAGCCATCTCAGGGCTCTTTTATGCCAATGTGGCCGGCAAGAGAATCGCCTCTGGGAAGACTCAGATACTTGTTCCTGCTGATATTTCTGGTTCCTCTGCTTCTTTAACAGACTACATATCTCATTACGTCTCAAAAAGGAACCACTTTGCGTACTCATGCTTCTGCTAG